From Yersinia hibernica, a single genomic window includes:
- a CDS encoding type II and III secretion system protein family protein, with the protein MRVAKSRYLNKIILFLLCIITAYQIAVNSAYAKPVYLSEGESYIIKVQEEIDTVFVSAATIADYELVGNNSIIVYAKQEGTAEFVLFNQSHQPIKKSVVLVNNIITSANKRIQLEFPESNIDINKLGNSYILTGTVETEEAKDSIISIIGEAIGSKKLIGVSRKKEIDGDSQYFNTPEYSGIINRIKLSNSNQVNVKLTIAEVTKDFSENIGVDWNTIGNLSGSFQFHKFDGLSKFNAKGISALVHAINDDSIARVLAEPNLSVLSGESATFLVGGEIPIVNTTQNSTSVTYKEFGIKLNIGAKVNEKKRIRIKLDEEVSSINKLFSINGGDSHPSFRTRKAATTLELGDGESFILGGLISSSERESLKKIPLIGDIPILGAFFRNAETQKNQTELVVVATVNLVRPVSEKEVELPNFMHTSTLERFFNFTHIMEIKREKMAREFLSKGGFIK; encoded by the coding sequence ATGAGAGTCGCTAAGTCGAGATACTTAAATAAAATAATACTATTTTTACTATGCATAATTACCGCTTACCAAATAGCAGTGAATAGTGCATATGCTAAACCAGTTTATTTATCTGAGGGTGAATCTTATATTATTAAAGTACAAGAGGAAATAGACACTGTTTTTGTTTCTGCCGCAACTATCGCAGACTATGAGTTAGTCGGTAACAATAGTATTATTGTGTATGCTAAACAGGAAGGAACTGCAGAGTTTGTTTTGTTTAATCAAAGCCATCAACCCATAAAAAAGTCAGTCGTATTAGTTAATAATATTATTACCTCGGCAAACAAAAGAATACAACTTGAATTCCCTGAAAGTAACATAGATATTAACAAGCTAGGTAATAGCTATATCCTGACAGGAACAGTAGAAACTGAAGAGGCAAAAGATAGTATTATCAGTATTATTGGTGAAGCCATCGGAAGTAAAAAATTAATAGGGGTAAGCAGAAAAAAAGAAATCGATGGTGATAGTCAATATTTTAACACCCCAGAATACTCTGGTATTATTAATAGAATAAAGTTATCGAATTCAAACCAAGTAAATGTAAAATTAACTATTGCAGAGGTCACCAAAGACTTTAGTGAAAACATTGGTGTTGACTGGAATACGATAGGAAATCTATCAGGTTCATTTCAATTTCATAAATTTGATGGGTTGAGTAAATTTAACGCGAAAGGTATTAGCGCATTAGTCCATGCTATTAATGATGATTCTATTGCTCGTGTTTTAGCCGAGCCTAATCTATCCGTATTATCAGGAGAAAGTGCTACATTTTTAGTCGGTGGAGAAATACCCATTGTTAATACCACACAAAATAGCACGTCAGTAACTTATAAAGAATTTGGCATAAAACTAAATATCGGAGCCAAAGTCAATGAGAAAAAACGTATCAGAATTAAACTTGATGAAGAAGTCAGTAGTATAAATAAATTATTTAGTATCAATGGAGGAGATTCACATCCATCATTCAGAACACGAAAAGCCGCAACAACTTTAGAGTTAGGTGATGGTGAAAGCTTTATCCTTGGCGGGCTTATCAGCAGCTCGGAGAGGGAATCTCTAAAAAAAATCCCACTTATTGGTGATATCCCTATATTAGGCGCATTCTTTCGCAATGCAGAGACACAGAAAAATCAAACTGAATTAGTTGTCGTCGCGACCGTGAATTTAGTGAGACCCGTTTCAGAGAAAGAAGTGGAACTCCCCAATTTCATGCATACCTCAACACTTGAGCGATTCTTTAACTTTACACATATCATGGAAATAAAAAGAGAGAAAATGGCTAGAGAATTTCTAAGCAAAGGGGGATTTATCAAATGA
- a CDS encoding efflux RND transporter permease subunit — protein MIAAIIRWSLRNRLLVLLGAAMMAAWGIWSLQQTPLDALPDLSDTQVIIRVSYPGKAPQVVEDQVTYPLTTTMLSVPGAKTVRGFSMFGDAYVYVLFDDGTDPYWARSRVLEYLSQVQSTLPAEAKAALGPDATGVGWIYEYALIDRSGKHSLADLRALQDWTLKFELKTVPNVSEVASVGGMVRQYQVVLDPERMRALNLSHQQIASAIADSNQEGGGSVLEMGAAEYMVRASGYLKTPDDFQNIVITAREGLPILLSDVATVRMGPEMRRGVAELNGEGEVAGGIIVMRYGKNALETINGVKEKLQQIERSLPAGVEIVPVYDRSQLITQAIDSLSFKLLEEFLVVAVICSLFLFHFRSALVAIITLPLGILGAFIVMHYQGVNANIMSLGGIAIAIGAMVDAAIVMIENMHKVLEQWRRDRPGQTPVSSDYWRISEQAAIEVGPALFCSLLIITLSFIPVFTLQAQEGRMFSPLAFTKTYAMAVSAGLAITLVPVLMGYFIRGKIPTENANPINRWLIALYHPVLTAVLARPKTTLAVAGILLLATLYPLSRLGSEFMPALDEGDLLYMPSTLPGISVREASHLLQQTDRLIKTVPEVATVFGKAGRAETATDPAPLTMIETTIRFKPKDQWRPGMTMDKLIEELDATVNVPGIANLWVPPIRNRLDMLSTGIKSPVGVKVNGKNVQQIEQVAQQIEQVVRKVPGVTSALSERLAGGRYIDIDIDRKRAARYGVSVKELQSLVETVIGGQNIGETIEGRERYPINLRYPREIRDSLQKLRDLPVITASGGQVALSELADIKVAEGPPMLKSENARLSDWVYVDLRGRDLKSAVTDMQQAVAQQVKLPEGVSLSWSGQFEYLERASAKLKIVLPVTLMIIFVLLYVTFSSVRDAALIMATLPFALIGGVWLLYGLGYNFSVPAAVGFIALAGVAAEFGVIMVLYLNQALKKYQRPGMTMTASEMSAAIHEGAVLRVRPKAMTVATIMAGLLPIMWGGGTGSEVMQRIAAPMIGGMVSAPLLSMLVIPAVYRLLHKKDRK, from the coding sequence ATGATTGCCGCCATTATCCGCTGGTCGCTACGTAACCGGCTGTTGGTGCTGCTGGGCGCGGCGATGATGGCCGCTTGGGGGATTTGGTCACTGCAACAAACCCCACTGGATGCATTGCCCGACCTGTCAGATACGCAAGTGATCATTCGCGTCAGTTATCCCGGTAAAGCACCACAAGTGGTCGAAGATCAAGTCACTTACCCGCTGACGACCACCATGTTATCTGTGCCCGGGGCCAAAACTGTGCGCGGCTTTTCCATGTTTGGCGATGCCTATGTTTATGTGCTGTTTGATGATGGAACCGACCCTTATTGGGCGCGCTCACGCGTGTTGGAGTATCTCAGTCAAGTGCAATCCACCCTCCCCGCCGAGGCCAAAGCTGCCCTGGGCCCGGATGCTACCGGCGTTGGCTGGATCTATGAATATGCTTTAATCGATAGAAGCGGCAAACACAGTTTGGCTGATTTGCGCGCATTACAGGATTGGACACTGAAGTTTGAGCTGAAAACGGTGCCCAACGTGTCGGAAGTCGCCAGTGTTGGCGGCATGGTGCGCCAATATCAGGTGGTGCTTGACCCAGAAAGGATGCGGGCGCTGAATCTTTCGCATCAGCAAATTGCCAGCGCCATTGCTGACAGCAATCAGGAAGGCGGAGGCTCAGTGTTGGAAATGGGGGCCGCCGAATATATGGTGCGGGCCAGTGGCTATCTGAAAACACCGGATGATTTTCAAAATATTGTGATTACCGCCCGTGAGGGCCTCCCCATTTTACTGTCCGATGTCGCCACTGTGCGCATGGGGCCAGAGATGCGGCGCGGCGTGGCGGAATTAAATGGCGAAGGAGAAGTGGCGGGCGGCATCATTGTGATGCGTTATGGTAAAAATGCATTAGAAACCATCAATGGCGTGAAAGAGAAACTGCAACAGATTGAGCGCAGCTTGCCCGCCGGGGTAGAAATTGTGCCAGTCTATGACCGCTCACAGCTGATTACTCAGGCTATCGACAGCTTGTCATTTAAGCTGCTGGAAGAGTTTTTAGTCGTCGCGGTTATCTGCTCTTTATTTCTGTTCCACTTCCGCTCGGCACTGGTGGCGATAATCACCTTGCCACTGGGGATCCTCGGGGCTTTTATTGTCATGCATTATCAGGGCGTTAATGCCAATATCATGTCACTGGGCGGCATTGCTATTGCCATTGGTGCCATGGTGGATGCGGCGATCGTGATGATCGAGAACATGCACAAAGTATTGGAGCAATGGCGGCGGGATAGACCCGGCCAAACGCCCGTTAGCTCGGATTACTGGCGTATATCCGAACAGGCGGCAATTGAAGTCGGCCCGGCGCTCTTTTGCAGTTTACTGATTATTACGTTGTCATTTATCCCGGTATTTACCTTACAAGCACAAGAGGGGCGAATGTTTTCGCCGCTGGCCTTCACCAAAACTTATGCCATGGCGGTTTCTGCCGGTTTAGCCATCACCTTGGTGCCGGTGTTAATGGGCTATTTTATTCGTGGAAAAATTCCGACCGAAAATGCCAACCCGATTAACCGCTGGCTCATTGCTCTGTATCACCCAGTGTTAACCGCCGTGCTGGCGCGGCCAAAAACCACCCTGGCGGTGGCGGGCATATTATTGCTGGCCACATTATATCCGCTGAGCCGCTTAGGCAGCGAATTTATGCCCGCTCTGGATGAAGGTGATTTGCTGTATATGCCCTCGACCCTGCCGGGGATTTCCGTGCGGGAAGCCAGCCACTTGCTGCAACAAACTGATCGCTTGATCAAAACAGTGCCGGAAGTGGCCACCGTGTTTGGTAAAGCCGGGCGCGCGGAAACCGCCACTGATCCCGCGCCACTCACTATGATTGAAACTACCATTCGTTTTAAACCCAAAGATCAATGGCGGCCCGGCATGACCATGGACAAATTGATTGAGGAACTGGATGCCACTGTTAACGTCCCTGGGATTGCCAATCTGTGGGTGCCGCCCATCCGTAACCGGCTGGACATGCTGTCTACAGGGATAAAAAGCCCGGTCGGAGTCAAAGTGAACGGCAAGAATGTGCAGCAAATTGAGCAAGTGGCGCAGCAAATTGAGCAAGTGGTACGCAAAGTACCGGGGGTTACCTCGGCGCTGTCGGAGCGGCTGGCCGGTGGCCGCTATATTGATATTGATATCGACCGCAAGCGGGCCGCGCGCTATGGCGTGTCAGTCAAAGAGCTACAATCACTGGTCGAAACCGTGATTGGCGGGCAAAACATTGGCGAAACCATTGAAGGGCGCGAGCGCTATCCCATCAATCTGCGTTATCCACGAGAAATCCGTGATTCGCTACAGAAATTACGTGATTTACCGGTCATTACCGCCAGCGGTGGGCAAGTGGCATTATCCGAACTGGCAGATATCAAAGTGGCAGAAGGCCCCCCGATGCTGAAAAGTGAAAATGCGCGCTTATCCGACTGGGTTTATGTTGATCTACGTGGGCGAGATTTGAAATCAGCGGTTACTGACATGCAACAAGCTGTAGCCCAACAAGTGAAACTGCCGGAGGGGGTTTCTCTCAGTTGGTCTGGGCAATTTGAATATCTGGAGCGCGCGAGTGCGAAACTGAAAATTGTTCTGCCAGTCACTCTGATGATCATTTTCGTGCTGCTGTATGTGACATTCAGTAGTGTCCGTGATGCCGCCTTGATTATGGCGACCCTGCCTTTCGCACTGATTGGCGGAGTTTGGCTGCTTTATGGCCTGGGCTATAACTTTTCCGTCCCCGCAGCAGTTGGCTTTATCGCGCTGGCGGGGGTCGCGGCAGAGTTTGGCGTCATTATGGTACTGTATCTGAATCAAGCACTGAAAAAATATCAGCGCCCCGGTATGACCATGACTGCCAGCGAAATGAGTGCCGCCATTCATGAGGGGGCGGTGCTGCGAGTTCGACCCAAAGCCATGACGGTGGCGACAATCATGGCTGGCCTACTGCCCATTATGTGGGGAGGCGGCACCGGTTCAGAAGTTATGCAACGCATTGCCGCCCCAATGATCGGCGGGATGGTGAGCGCCCCCTTGCTTTCGATGTTAGTTATTCCGGCGGTGTATAGGTTGCTGCACAAAAAAGACCGTAAATAG
- a CDS encoding A24 family peptidase codes for MLQLLLVCYSDIHYRTISNNFIITITINTVVLGFTTNHGINMIIPLSALLIGYGIFYFNLIGGGDVKLITALLFALTTVQSLDFILYTAMMGGVVMIIGMLVNRRDIQQRGVPYAVAISAGFLLSLII; via the coding sequence ATATTGCAGCTACTGTTGGTCTGCTACAGTGATATCCACTATCGGACTATTAGCAATAATTTTATTATCACTATCACTATCAATACCGTAGTTTTGGGTTTTACGACCAACCACGGAATTAACATGATAATTCCTCTCAGTGCATTACTGATTGGTTATGGCATATTTTATTTCAACCTTATTGGTGGAGGTGATGTCAAATTAATCACCGCATTGTTATTTGCACTAACAACGGTGCAGTCACTGGATTTTATTCTCTATACAGCAATGATGGGCGGCGTAGTGATGATAATAGGAATGTTGGTTAACCGGAGAGATATTCAACAGCGCGGAGTTCCCTATGCTGTTGCAATATCTGCTGGATTTTTATTGTCACTTATCATTTAA
- a CDS encoding tight adherance operon protein, whose protein sequence is MNKKFSISTSVLFFTLFLSGCTYNKNISDKEYYYRESILLKANNHHGLINLYRDRLKLKEDDSTRLKLANSYYLTGDIKSSLYYLHPISHMQNASVHMLQAKNFISNNDNVAARMAVNRLLAISPNNAEAHNLNGIIFANEGDIKKAETAIEQSRALFISDEIAMNNLAVVAILDERYADAVRILFPDYLAGGRENLMLHNLVFSLVKLDDKQYAKKIISAEKMAKDPDELILALSQVSGPYQDKFAAKAQ, encoded by the coding sequence ATGAATAAAAAATTTAGTATCTCGACAAGTGTATTATTTTTTACTTTATTTTTAAGTGGTTGCACTTATAATAAAAATATAAGTGACAAAGAGTATTATTATCGTGAGAGTATTTTACTCAAAGCTAATAATCACCATGGACTCATTAATTTATATCGCGATAGGTTAAAATTAAAAGAAGATGACTCAACCAGGTTAAAGCTGGCAAATAGTTACTATCTTACCGGTGATATTAAATCATCTTTATATTATCTACATCCAATATCGCATATGCAGAATGCCTCAGTTCACATGCTACAAGCCAAGAATTTTATAAGTAACAATGATAATGTGGCTGCCAGGATGGCAGTCAATAGGTTATTAGCTATTTCCCCCAATAATGCAGAAGCACATAATTTAAACGGCATTATTTTTGCCAATGAGGGTGACATAAAGAAAGCTGAGACGGCTATTGAACAATCACGTGCTTTGTTTATATCTGATGAGATAGCAATGAATAATCTCGCAGTAGTAGCAATACTCGATGAACGTTATGCCGATGCTGTCAGGATATTATTCCCTGACTATCTGGCGGGTGGTCGAGAAAATTTAATGCTGCATAACTTAGTATTCTCATTAGTTAAACTTGATGATAAGCAATATGCCAAAAAGATAATATCCGCTGAGAAAATGGCTAAAGACCCTGACGAGTTAATACTCGCACTCAGTCAAGTGAGCGGCCCCTATCAAGATAAATTCGCAGCTAAGGCTCAATAA
- a CDS encoding winged helix-turn-helix domain-containing protein, with translation METNEIVFKLEGTVLFSPTQRCLNGPDGSVVILTENNLRFLQLLLNGVTEKEQIINQVWKEQRGAVSESSYYGQLYMLRKAFIQVGLKESLIHTIPRKGVRYTGSVSQITGCQGLQEEQNNNDIQQITVLPATSQTTTLSLPVKSIALQTPPIASKQSFLHSNHWKRLISILAFFSFCWLSFLSVLVTIILFSGDKPNP, from the coding sequence ATGGAGACAAATGAGATAGTGTTTAAATTAGAAGGCACGGTGCTATTTTCCCCCACACAACGCTGCTTAAATGGCCCTGATGGCTCAGTGGTAATATTGACTGAAAATAATCTGAGATTCTTACAGTTATTGCTTAATGGCGTCACTGAAAAAGAGCAGATTATCAATCAAGTATGGAAAGAACAACGCGGAGCAGTCAGTGAAAGCAGTTATTATGGGCAACTCTATATGCTGCGTAAGGCATTTATTCAGGTTGGGTTGAAAGAATCCCTTATTCATACAATTCCTCGCAAAGGAGTTCGCTATACCGGGTCAGTCAGCCAAATAACAGGGTGCCAAGGCTTACAAGAAGAGCAAAACAATAATGATATTCAACAGATAACAGTACTCCCTGCTACCTCTCAAACCACTACACTCTCTTTGCCAGTTAAAAGCATTGCACTACAAACTCCACCAATAGCGAGTAAACAAAGCTTTCTGCACAGCAACCACTGGAAAAGATTAATTTCTATACTCGCTTTTTTCTCTTTCTGCTGGCTCTCATTCCTCTCAGTCTTAGTCACTATTATCTTATTCAGTGGGGACAAACCAAATCCTTAA
- a CDS encoding pilus assembly protein CpaE produces MQLILNKELINRKDSKIKNNIVIMSTRKWVIEKVSEKIRLADIHEIKEIDKDIFNISDITIPEQTVGFIVDIGNNEDVDKTLSLIKSNTPRDCWCVLVGDIDSISVAQKFTERGVLYLNLQSQSVELTQHLLKGIPIETERKAFFISILGCKGGIGTTLLSYHFSCEIAQIKKSPTLLLQGNQGSQDLDLVTEKKITAEVNECHKNIDIMLCKENKLSDINTQIGRKHNYIVFDQSIHNLSKEKLTKYIEYSDCIIILLDNSMTSVRVAKEFIDIYERFKRDNRQATRLIVCLNESRPIAKNMLDTSDIQTLLARKIDTQIPYIYKNKESLIDQNYFGRNKIKIKNLAKNTLGISTRLSNNKKSWINIITVSLKKRNAKK; encoded by the coding sequence ATGCAATTAATTCTCAATAAGGAACTCATCAATAGGAAAGACAGTAAAATAAAAAACAATATTGTAATTATGTCTACCAGAAAATGGGTGATAGAGAAAGTATCTGAAAAGATACGGCTAGCTGATATTCACGAAATTAAAGAAATTGATAAAGATATTTTTAATATATCGGATATAACTATTCCAGAACAAACTGTCGGATTTATTGTTGATATCGGTAATAATGAGGATGTCGATAAAACGTTAAGTTTAATAAAAAGCAATACTCCGCGGGACTGTTGGTGTGTGTTAGTCGGTGATATAGACTCAATTAGCGTCGCGCAAAAATTTACTGAGCGTGGAGTGTTATACTTAAATCTGCAATCACAGTCAGTTGAATTAACACAACACTTACTCAAAGGCATTCCTATTGAAACCGAAAGGAAAGCTTTTTTTATTAGTATACTAGGATGTAAAGGTGGTATTGGCACCACACTACTCAGCTATCATTTCTCTTGTGAAATAGCTCAAATAAAGAAATCACCTACTTTATTATTACAAGGTAATCAAGGATCTCAAGATCTTGATCTTGTCACAGAGAAAAAGATAACAGCAGAGGTAAATGAATGTCATAAGAATATTGACATTATGTTATGCAAAGAAAATAAATTAAGTGATATTAATACCCAAATAGGTAGAAAGCACAATTATATTGTGTTCGATCAATCCATCCATAATTTATCAAAAGAAAAATTAACAAAATATATTGAATACTCAGATTGCATCATTATATTACTCGACAATAGTATGACATCTGTTCGTGTTGCTAAAGAATTCATTGATATTTATGAACGTTTTAAACGAGATAACAGACAAGCCACACGATTGATTGTTTGTTTAAATGAAAGCCGGCCGATAGCAAAGAATATGTTAGATACTTCCGACATCCAGACTTTATTAGCTAGAAAGATTGACACCCAAATACCTTATATATATAAAAATAAAGAGTCACTAATTGATCAGAATTATTTTGGCAGAAATAAAATAAAAATAAAAAACTTAGCTAAAAACACATTGGGCATCAGCACCCGCTTATCAAACAATAAAAAGTCATGGATAAATATAATCACTGTATCACTAAAAAAAAGGAATGCTAAAAAGTGA
- a CDS encoding type II secretion system F family protein codes for MIYYIILLSGFILILLNNIKWLKIKRSVIKTKKHNGSFLAILAKKTFEEWTVYLSDIFKEKNTLHISIPIIYSTGIYSINYFWFSLNTIITLLFIMISVVYFQLILSKRRYYTLFKQDFPEALLMINMAASSGASINQVLDRCGQEISGPLGSEFNLIYRRLNVGESPESVFYESYQRFNYPEFYFLITIILLNLQQGGQLRELTSRLSEVINKNKTTEQKKAVMTAQVRMSVNIISVMPIVFSLLLYFLDPTTIKSMWEHPIGKLIYYYIFASELIGMVVIRRMLGKAT; via the coding sequence ATGATTTACTACATAATATTATTATCAGGTTTTATTTTGATATTGTTAAATAATATCAAATGGTTGAAAATAAAGAGATCAGTTATAAAGACAAAAAAACACAATGGATCTTTCTTAGCTATATTAGCTAAGAAAACATTTGAAGAATGGACCGTTTATTTATCCGATATTTTTAAAGAGAAGAACACTCTCCATATATCAATTCCGATAATATACTCAACAGGTATTTATTCGATAAATTACTTTTGGTTTAGCCTAAATACTATTATTACTTTACTTTTCATCATGATAAGTGTTGTATACTTTCAATTGATATTGTCAAAAAGAAGATATTATACTCTTTTTAAGCAAGATTTTCCTGAAGCATTGTTAATGATTAATATGGCCGCAAGTAGTGGTGCAAGTATTAATCAAGTATTAGACCGCTGTGGTCAAGAGATTAGTGGCCCATTAGGGAGTGAGTTTAATCTTATTTACCGCCGATTAAATGTGGGGGAATCTCCTGAGTCCGTTTTTTATGAATCTTATCAGCGTTTTAATTACCCAGAGTTCTATTTTCTTATCACTATTATTTTACTTAACCTACAGCAAGGTGGGCAGTTAAGAGAGCTCACCAGTCGCTTATCAGAAGTGATCAATAAAAATAAAACTACTGAACAAAAAAAAGCAGTTATGACCGCACAAGTACGGATGTCGGTGAATATTATATCCGTAATGCCGATCGTATTTTCTCTGTTACTCTATTTTCTTGACCCTACCACCATAAAATCCATGTGGGAACATCCCATCGGAAAATTGATATATTACTATATTTTTGCCAGTGAATTGATTGGAATGGTAGTCATAAGAAGAATGTTAGGTAAAGCGACATGA
- a CDS encoding CpaF family protein yields MKVPLSTQELIRERMLANIDIDKVEYLVDDYSKLSELLSHTLDDLFNNNNYKLTTQEQKEMIAMIADEITGFGPLRELMEDESISDIMVNGPEKIFIERHGKITLTARRFINNAQLTDIAKRLMQRANRRIDESRPLADARLIDGSRINVAISPITLDGTVLSIRKFSSNKRKLEDLVDMGAMSSDMANFLIIAASCRVNIIISGGTGSGKTTLLNALSMYIAENERVITLEDAAELNLEQPHVVRMETRLAGLENTGQITMRDLVTNSLRMRPDRIIIGECRGEETFEMLQAMNTGHNGSMSTLHANSPRDAVTRLESMIMMGPVNMPILTIRRNISSAINLIIQVSRMNDGSRKICQISEIMGMEGDNVVLQDIFSFKSAKEPRREGNIQGEFINHGLLSRSSVRINSDIYNLSNELNGIFSLVGK; encoded by the coding sequence GTGAAGGTACCATTGAGCACACAAGAACTCATTAGAGAGAGAATGCTAGCTAACATTGATATAGATAAGGTTGAATATCTGGTTGATGATTATAGCAAACTCAGTGAATTACTTTCACATACTCTTGATGATTTATTTAATAATAATAACTATAAATTAACAACCCAAGAACAGAAAGAAATGATTGCAATGATTGCGGATGAAATTACTGGATTCGGCCCATTAAGAGAACTTATGGAGGATGAATCTATTAGTGACATTATGGTTAATGGCCCAGAAAAAATATTTATTGAACGCCATGGGAAAATAACTTTAACTGCTCGCCGCTTTATTAATAACGCTCAATTGACAGATATTGCTAAACGTTTGATGCAACGTGCTAACCGTCGTATTGATGAAAGCCGGCCACTGGCGGATGCTCGTTTAATTGACGGAAGTCGTATCAATGTGGCCATAAGCCCTATCACATTGGATGGAACTGTACTTTCTATCCGAAAATTTAGTAGCAATAAAAGAAAGTTAGAAGACTTAGTCGATATGGGTGCCATGAGTAGTGATATGGCTAATTTTCTCATTATTGCTGCTAGTTGTCGGGTTAATATTATTATCTCAGGGGGAACAGGGTCAGGTAAGACAACATTACTCAATGCACTATCAATGTATATTGCTGAAAATGAGCGGGTTATTACCTTAGAAGATGCAGCGGAACTCAATCTTGAACAACCACATGTAGTACGAATGGAAACACGACTTGCCGGGTTGGAAAATACCGGACAAATAACAATGCGAGACTTAGTTACCAACTCACTGCGTATGCGCCCTGATCGGATCATTATTGGGGAGTGCCGAGGTGAAGAAACCTTTGAAATGCTTCAGGCAATGAACACAGGCCATAATGGTTCAATGTCCACACTGCATGCTAATTCTCCTCGAGATGCGGTTACCAGGCTCGAAAGTATGATTATGATGGGGCCGGTTAATATGCCAATATTGACTATTCGTCGTAATATTTCCTCAGCAATCAATCTTATTATCCAGGTTTCGCGAATGAATGATGGTTCGCGAAAAATATGTCAAATCAGCGAAATTATGGGGATGGAGGGAGATAATGTTGTGTTACAGGATATTTTTTCATTTAAATCTGCAAAAGAACCCAGACGAGAAGGAAATATCCAAGGTGAATTTATCAATCATGGTTTACTGAGTCGTTCATCTGTAAGGATAAATTCCGATATCTATAACTTATCAAATGAATTAAATGGCATTTTTTCTTTGGTGGGAAAATGA
- a CDS encoding tight adherance operon protein has translation MNRKFILFLSILIIATGITGILVNNDSHETTSNELLELNSEKYVNIALAQSTRDLSSGKTLSKNDYAIKKLLVKESSELAKNNISSSAEINSHILKENVLANSYLTKDMLASPDSDEFNRLTLKKGEIIYKFNLKKQDEYLLNSLDIGDKVSFQLVTLETDNRKGMENDITINKKGMSNRQGQSYSLYKIIQNMQVVRIKKYSESELSEVNGKNKKTEETITGYIDVIINMRDLDLIYLAEVSGEIILTPAIADEDNKSKRLHDTLPELRKIRELRG, from the coding sequence ATGAATCGTAAGTTTATTTTATTTCTTTCCATCTTAATAATAGCCACTGGTATTACAGGTATCCTGGTTAATAATGATAGTCACGAAACGACATCCAACGAATTGCTCGAATTGAATAGCGAGAAATACGTCAATATAGCATTAGCACAGTCAACTCGAGACCTATCCTCAGGAAAAACATTAAGTAAAAACGATTACGCCATAAAAAAACTCTTAGTTAAAGAATCAAGTGAATTAGCAAAAAACAACATATCAAGCAGTGCTGAAATCAATAGCCACATATTGAAGGAAAATGTTCTTGCTAACTCCTATCTGACAAAAGACATGTTAGCCTCACCTGATAGTGATGAGTTTAATCGCCTTACCTTAAAGAAAGGTGAGATAATCTATAAATTCAATTTAAAAAAACAAGATGAATATTTACTCAATTCATTAGACATCGGAGATAAAGTTTCCTTTCAATTAGTTACTCTTGAGACAGATAATAGAAAGGGGATGGAGAATGACATCACGATAAATAAAAAAGGAATGAGTAATAGACAAGGGCAAAGTTACTCACTCTATAAAATTATCCAAAACATGCAAGTAGTAAGAATTAAAAAGTACTCAGAAAGTGAATTATCAGAAGTAAACGGTAAGAATAAAAAGACTGAGGAGACGATAACTGGTTATATAGACGTCATCATAAACATGCGAGATCTAGATTTAATCTATCTGGCGGAAGTATCAGGTGAAATAATCCTGACTCCAGCTATCGCTGATGAAGATAATAAATCAAAACGTCTACATGACACGTTACCTGAGTTACGCAAAATAAGAGAGTTAAGAGGATGA